A window of Lepus europaeus isolate LE1 chromosome 11, mLepTim1.pri, whole genome shotgun sequence contains these coding sequences:
- the LOC133769518 gene encoding olfactory receptor 4F15-like: MGAGNDSVVSEIVLVGLTHSLEMQLVLFLAFSVFYTAGVLGNLLIVLTVTSDSHLHSPMYFLLANLSFIDMWVSSITVPKMISDLFKEKKIISIKACITQMFFIHVSGGTEMVLLIVMALDRYIAICRPLHYLTIMNFRTCVILSVAAWTIGIIHSVIQLAFVVKLPFCGPNEVDSFYCDLPRFIKLACTVTYGMELVVAANSGFISLGAFIILMISYIFILVTVWQHSSGGLSKALSTLSAHITVVVLFFGPCIFVYSWPFLTVPIDKFLAIFDVIITPFLNPVIYTLRNKEMKVAMRRIFSQLLCFQKLF, encoded by the coding sequence ATGGGGGCAGGAAATGATTCAGTGGTGTCTGAGATTGTGTTGGTAGGACTCACCCATTCTTTGGAGATGCAGCTTGTCCTCTTTCTGGCCTTCTCTGTGTTCTACACAGCAGGTGTTTTAGGAAATCTCCTCATTGTGCTCACGGTGACATCCGACTCTCATTTACACTCCCCCATGTACTTCCTGCTGGCCAATCTCTCCTTTATTGACATGTGGGTTTCCTCCATTACAGTTCCCAAGATGATTTCTGATCTtttcaaggagaaaaaaataatctctATCAAAGCCTGCATTACACAGATGTTCTTCATTCACGTTTCGGGAGGAACTGAGATGGTGCTGCTCATAGTGATGGCCCTTGACCGATATATTGCTATATGTAGGCCTCTTCACTACCTGACCATCATGAACTTCCGAACTTGTGTTATACTTTCAGTGGCTGCCTGGACTATTGGAATCATCCACTCAGTGATCCAACTTGCATTTGTTGTAAAACTACCATTCTGCGGTCCCAATGAAGTGGACAGCTTTTACTGTGACCTTCCTCGATTTATTAAACTTGCTTGCACAGTCACTTATGGAATGGAGCTCGTGGTCGCTGCCAACAGTGGGTTCATCTCCCTGGGAGCTTTCATCATTTTGATGATCTCCTATATCTTCATCTTGGTCACTGTCTGGCAACACTCTTCAGGTGGCTTGTCCAAGGCCCTCTCTACATTGTCTGCTCACATCACAGTGGTGGTCTTGTTTTTCGGTCCATGCATCTTTGTGTATTCATGGCCATTTCTTACAGTGCCTATAGATAAATTTCTTGCCATTTTTGATGTAATAATTACCCCATTTCTGAACCCTGTCATCTACACTTTAAGGAACAAAGAGATGAAGGTGGCAATGAGGAGAATATTCAGCCAGCTGCTGTGTTTCCAGAAGTTGTTTTAA